Proteins found in one Hypericibacter terrae genomic segment:
- a CDS encoding SDR family oxidoreductase, translating into MDYRIKGRRALVMGASRGLGRAVAEALLAEGVATAICARDPVRLERTAREIGAVGIPCDLSQAGAGAKLVEEAARRLGGTIDILLVNTGGPSPATFDKIDDAQWRAGFEQLWLSAVSPIRAALPGMRAQGWGRILLVTSIAAREPLPNLMMSNALRAGLHGMANALSREIGPDGITVNALMPGYTLTERLKEAGFKAEEVAKTVPLGRIGKPEEFAALACFLASEPAGYITGQAIACDGGMLRSI; encoded by the coding sequence GTGGATTATCGGATCAAAGGGCGTCGCGCCCTGGTGATGGGCGCCTCGCGCGGGCTGGGCCGTGCGGTGGCGGAAGCGCTGCTGGCCGAGGGAGTCGCGACGGCGATCTGTGCGCGCGACCCGGTGCGGCTCGAACGGACCGCGCGGGAGATCGGCGCCGTCGGCATTCCTTGCGATCTCTCCCAGGCCGGTGCCGGGGCCAAGCTGGTCGAGGAGGCAGCCCGGCGCCTGGGTGGGACCATCGACATCCTGCTGGTCAACACCGGCGGGCCGTCGCCCGCGACCTTCGACAAGATCGACGATGCGCAATGGCGCGCCGGTTTCGAGCAGCTTTGGCTCAGCGCGGTGTCGCCGATCCGGGCGGCCCTGCCGGGCATGCGGGCGCAGGGCTGGGGCCGGATCCTGCTCGTCACCTCGATCGCGGCGCGCGAGCCCCTCCCGAACCTGATGATGTCGAACGCGTTGCGCGCGGGCCTGCATGGGATGGCCAATGCGCTGAGCCGCGAGATCGGCCCCGACGGCATCACCGTCAACGCGCTGATGCCGGGCTATACGCTGACGGAGCGGTTGAAGGAGGCGGGTTTCAAGGCGGAGGAGGTGGCGAAGACCGTACCGCTCGGCCGCATCGGCAAGCCCGAGGAGTTCGCGGCACTCGCCTGCTTCCTTGCCTCCGAGCCCGCCGGCTACATCACCGGCCAGGCCATCGCCTGCGACGGCGGGATGCTGCGGTCGATCTGA
- a CDS encoding ATP-dependent Clp protease proteolytic subunit, whose translation MAAVAVIFHGPISHPATIRFRNALCQMVNEAKPDGARKYDKLYLLMNSAGGSLDDGISLYSLIRMLPMAVTTVNMGFIASIAVIPFLAGSNRISTPNGCFHFHQFDWTFDTSRATRSQLSDYTQILDSARGQAFEILKSQTLLTETDFEQLKLMNEPVVKGAAFAKEKGIIQEIEFPALPANTPIFNVDY comes from the coding sequence ATGGCTGCTGTCGCCGTCATTTTTCATGGTCCGATTTCTCACCCGGCCACCATTCGTTTCAGAAACGCACTCTGCCAAATGGTGAATGAGGCGAAACCCGATGGGGCAAGAAAGTATGACAAACTTTATCTGCTGATGAACAGCGCGGGAGGTTCCCTCGACGACGGGATTTCTCTCTATAGCCTGATACGAATGCTGCCGATGGCAGTCACCACGGTGAATATGGGATTCATCGCCTCTATCGCCGTAATCCCATTCTTGGCCGGGTCTAATCGCATTAGCACCCCCAACGGGTGTTTTCACTTTCACCAATTTGACTGGACATTTGATACTTCGCGCGCAACGCGGTCGCAGCTATCAGACTACACGCAAATACTAGACTCCGCCCGAGGGCAGGCCTTTGAAATTCTGAAGAGCCAAACGCTTCTTACGGAGACGGACTTCGAGCAACTCAAGCTCATGAATGAGCCCGTCGTTAAGGGCGCAGCTTTTGCCAAAGAGAAAGGGATCATCCAAGAAATCGAGTTCCCCGCACTTCCCGCCAACACTCCCATTTTCAACGTGGACTACTAA
- a CDS encoding IS1595 family transposase produces the protein MTADLQNPIFQDADKAREFLEATRWPDGPICPHCGALENIRKLEGKAHRPGLFQCNSCEGQFSVTVGTVFERSHIPLHKWLLATHLLCASKKGMSAHQLHRMLGITYKTAWFMAHRIREAMREGHFSGPLGGTGKTVEADETYVGGKEKNKHRNKRTKGNIGGKGKEVVFSLVERGGSVRSHHVPEVNAKTLRPILVAQIDRKSFLMTDEAGQYYHPGKEFAKHETVNHGAGEYVRGEAHSNTVENYFSILKRGITGTYHHVSQQHLKRYLAEFDFRYNERSGLGVSDDERAVKALKGIEGKRLTYRRPDKTDNA, from the coding sequence ATGACCGCCGATCTTCAGAACCCGATCTTCCAAGACGCCGACAAAGCCCGCGAATTCCTTGAAGCCACCCGCTGGCCGGATGGTCCCATTTGCCCGCATTGCGGCGCGCTTGAGAATATCCGCAAGCTTGAGGGTAAGGCGCATCGTCCGGGGCTCTTTCAGTGCAATAGCTGTGAGGGGCAGTTCTCGGTAACGGTCGGGACCGTTTTTGAGCGTTCCCACATTCCCCTGCATAAGTGGTTGCTGGCGACCCATCTGCTTTGCGCTTCCAAGAAGGGCATGAGCGCCCATCAGCTGCATCGCATGCTCGGCATTACCTACAAAACCGCTTGGTTCATGGCTCATCGTATCCGCGAGGCAATGCGCGAGGGCCATTTCTCCGGACCGCTGGGCGGCACTGGCAAAACCGTGGAAGCCGACGAAACCTACGTTGGGGGCAAAGAAAAGAACAAGCACCGCAACAAGCGGACCAAGGGCAACATCGGCGGCAAGGGCAAAGAGGTCGTGTTCTCGCTGGTCGAGCGCGGCGGATCTGTCCGCTCGCACCACGTTCCCGAGGTCAATGCCAAGACCCTGCGCCCGATCCTTGTGGCTCAGATCGACCGCAAATCGTTCCTGATGACTGACGAAGCCGGTCAGTACTACCATCCGGGCAAAGAGTTCGCGAAGCACGAGACGGTCAATCACGGTGCTGGCGAATATGTCCGCGGTGAGGCGCACTCCAACACGGTCGAGAACTATTTCTCGATCCTCAAGCGCGGGATCACTGGAACCTATCACCATGTCAGCCAGCAGCACTTGAAGCGCTATCTGGCGGAATTCGATTTCCGCTACAACGAACGCTCAGGCCTCGGTGTCAGCGATGATGAGCGCGCTGTGAAAGCCCTTAAGGGCATCGAGGGGAAGCGCCTGACTTATCGTCGACCTGACAAAACCGACAACGCTTAA
- a CDS encoding 2-keto-4-pentenoate hydratase, which produces MPKDLDRIARELMRQHRQREKFGTLSPAWPVDDLEAAYEVQGRFVDLMRAESGAAIAGYKIGLTTKRMQHMCGIDHPIAGAVLADRIHRSGTTLALAEHVHLGLEFEICARFGRDLPPGDAPYDRERIADAVDAVCPAFEVVDDRSADYAGLDVRSLVADNSWNAGVVFGEFKTSWPELAPVEGVVRRDGAEIGRGTGADVLGHPFEPLTWLANHLAELDIGLKAGQFVMTGSLVTTRFPAGPERYDFDVSGLGHVDVTVR; this is translated from the coding sequence ATGCCGAAGGATCTGGACCGGATCGCGCGGGAATTGATGCGCCAGCACCGGCAGCGCGAGAAATTCGGGACTCTGTCGCCGGCCTGGCCGGTCGACGATCTCGAAGCCGCTTACGAGGTGCAGGGTCGTTTCGTCGATCTGATGCGGGCCGAGAGCGGCGCCGCGATCGCCGGCTACAAGATCGGCCTCACCACCAAGCGCATGCAGCATATGTGCGGGATCGATCATCCGATCGCCGGCGCGGTGCTGGCCGACCGGATCCATCGCAGCGGCACCACGCTGGCGCTGGCCGAGCATGTTCATCTCGGGCTCGAGTTCGAGATCTGCGCGCGGTTCGGGCGCGACCTGCCGCCCGGTGACGCACCCTATGACCGCGAGCGGATCGCCGATGCGGTCGATGCCGTCTGTCCCGCCTTCGAGGTGGTGGACGACCGCAGCGCCGATTATGCCGGGCTCGATGTCCGCTCGCTCGTCGCCGACAACAGCTGGAACGCCGGCGTGGTCTTCGGCGAATTCAAGACGAGCTGGCCGGAGCTGGCGCCGGTCGAAGGCGTCGTGCGTCGCGATGGCGCCGAGATCGGCCGGGGCACGGGCGCCGACGTGCTGGGCCATCCCTTCGAGCCGCTGACCTGGCTCGCCAATCACCTGGCGGAATTGGATATCGGTCTCAAGGCCGGTCAATTCGTGATGACCGGCAGCCTCGTGACCACGCGCTTTCCCGCCGGGCCTGAGCGCTATGATTTCGACGTGTCGGGCCTCGGCCATGTCGACGTGACGGTGCGCTGA